The following proteins are encoded in a genomic region of Pseudoxanthomonas suwonensis 11-1:
- the uppS gene encoding polyprenyl diphosphate synthase: MTAPARPAVPRHLAIIMDGNGRWAQRRRRPRVVGHRAGARAAERTIDFCLAHGIDALTLFAFSSENWGRPEEEVNALMKLFLGALEREVGALDKRGVRLRFIGDRERFAPKIRERMAAAEAQTAGNSRLELAVAASYGGRQDIAVAARALAREVAAGRLDPEQIDEAAMSAHVALSDLPPPDLFIRTGGDHRISNFLLWQLAYTELWFTDTLWPDVDAKVLQHALDDFGRRERRFGLTSAQIAAETSA; the protein is encoded by the coding sequence ATGACAGCACCTGCCCGCCCAGCGGTACCCCGCCACCTGGCCATCATCATGGATGGCAACGGGCGCTGGGCGCAGCGCCGGCGGCGCCCGCGCGTCGTCGGCCACCGTGCCGGTGCGCGCGCGGCCGAGCGCACGATCGACTTCTGCCTCGCGCACGGGATCGACGCGCTGACCCTGTTCGCCTTCTCCAGCGAGAACTGGGGCCGGCCGGAAGAGGAAGTCAACGCGCTGATGAAGCTGTTCCTCGGCGCGCTGGAACGCGAGGTCGGCGCCCTGGACAAGCGTGGCGTGCGCCTGCGCTTCATCGGTGACCGCGAGCGCTTCGCACCGAAAATCCGCGAGCGCATGGCCGCCGCCGAGGCCCAGACCGCCGGCAACAGCCGCCTGGAACTGGCGGTGGCCGCCAGCTACGGCGGCCGCCAGGACATCGCCGTCGCCGCCCGCGCCCTGGCCCGGGAAGTGGCCGCCGGCCGCCTGGACCCGGAGCAGATCGACGAGGCGGCGATGTCCGCCCATGTCGCCCTGTCCGACCTGCCGCCGCCGGACCTGTTCATCCGCACCGGCGGCGACCACCGCATCAGCAACTTCCTGCTCTGGCAGCTTGCGTACACCGAGCTGTGGTTCACCGACACCCTGTGGCCGGACGTGGACGCCAAGGTGCTGCAACACGCCCTCGACGACTTCGGCCGGCGCGAGCGCCGCTTCGGCCTCACCAGCGCGCAGATCGCCGCGGAGACCTCCGCATGA
- the frr gene encoding ribosome recycling factor — MINEIKQDAQARMAKSIEALRHNLVKVRTGRASTGLVDTIRVSAYGSDVPLSQVAAVSVSDARSLVITPWDKSMVGPIEKAILASDLGLTPNTAGTTIRLNLPALTEERRRDLAKVVASEGEDAKVAIRNVRRDANQQVKDLLKEKQVTEDDVRRAEDDIQKITDKAIKDVDEVVKAKEQELMAV; from the coding sequence ATGATCAACGAAATCAAGCAAGACGCGCAGGCCCGCATGGCCAAGAGCATCGAGGCCCTGCGCCACAACCTCGTCAAGGTCCGCACCGGCCGCGCCTCGACCGGCCTGGTCGACACCATCCGGGTCAGCGCCTACGGCAGCGACGTCCCGCTGTCGCAGGTGGCCGCCGTGTCCGTGTCCGACGCGCGCTCGCTGGTCATCACCCCGTGGGACAAGTCGATGGTCGGCCCGATCGAGAAGGCCATCCTGGCCTCGGACCTGGGCCTGACCCCGAACACCGCCGGCACCACCATCCGCCTGAACCTGCCGGCCCTGACCGAGGAGCGCCGCCGCGACCTGGCCAAGGTCGTCGCCAGCGAGGGCGAGGACGCCAAGGTCGCGATCCGCAACGTCCGCCGCGACGCCAACCAGCAGGTCAAGGACCTGCTGAAGGAAAAGCAGGTCACCGAGGACGACGTGCGCCGCGCCGAGGACGACATCCAGAAGATCACCGACAAGGCGATCAAGGACGTCGACGAGGTGGTCAAGGCCAAGGAACAGGAACTGATGGCGGTCTGA
- the pyrH gene encoding UMP kinase — MSELAHRRILLKLSGEALMGSEDYGIDPAMINRIAGEVMEARQAGAEVALVIGGGNIFRGAGLAAGGMDRVTGDQMGMLATVINALAMQDALEKLGGKVRVMSAIKINDVCEDYIRRRAVRHLEKGRIAIFAAGTGNPFFTTDSAAALRAIEINADLLLKATKVDGVYDKDPKKFSDAVRFEELDHNEVIARDLQVMDTAAFALCRDHGIPLRVYDMSVPGNLMAILRGEPIGTLVRARR, encoded by the coding sequence ATGTCCGAACTCGCCCATCGCCGAATCCTGCTGAAACTCTCGGGAGAAGCGCTGATGGGGTCGGAGGACTACGGCATCGACCCGGCGATGATCAACCGCATCGCCGGCGAGGTGATGGAGGCCCGCCAGGCGGGTGCCGAGGTCGCCCTGGTGATCGGCGGCGGCAACATCTTCCGCGGCGCCGGCCTGGCCGCCGGCGGCATGGACCGGGTGACCGGCGACCAGATGGGCATGCTGGCCACGGTGATCAACGCCCTGGCCATGCAGGACGCGCTGGAGAAGCTCGGCGGCAAGGTCCGGGTGATGAGCGCGATCAAGATCAACGACGTGTGCGAGGACTACATCCGCCGCCGCGCCGTGCGCCACCTGGAGAAGGGCCGCATCGCGATCTTCGCCGCCGGCACCGGCAACCCGTTCTTCACCACCGACTCGGCCGCCGCGCTGCGCGCGATCGAGATCAACGCCGACCTGCTGCTCAAGGCCACCAAGGTCGACGGCGTGTACGACAAGGACCCGAAGAAGTTCTCCGACGCCGTGCGCTTCGAGGAGCTGGACCACAACGAGGTCATCGCCCGCGACCTGCAGGTCATGGACACTGCCGCCTTCGCCCTGTGCCGCGACCACGGCATCCCGCTGCGGGTCTATGACATGTCCGTGCCGGGCAACCTGATGGCGATCCTGCGCGGCGAGCCGATCGGCACCCTGGTCCGCGCCCGCCGCTGA
- a CDS encoding sensor domain-containing diguanylate cyclase, whose amino-acid sequence MHPDLESSLLHCRNLPSPPAIALQIIELAQDPDVDLGAAASVIAMDPALSARLMRVANSPLYAGRRRVETLAQATTMLGLNATLSLALGFSLARGLRAIDSAAAEQERLWKHSVLAALAARLLGEQAGLDKLEDLMLAGLLQDIGALAMLQARPDAWLALRDGGRIPVTPEREREVFGGDHAEAGAWLARRWQLPGYLCNAIATSEGSPEPSSTFEGCVYASGAVATLWLAEGDDDGALRTAAAARIQAGGVGGPGTLDSLLAQMASAAQGFGALFDMRIVQPAHLQAIIEQARELLVLRNLREIQETARARREADASREHIRNLTEQARRDPLTGVYNRMQLEEALEREFSAAVAAGHPLSIAFVDLDDFKQINDRHGHLVGDQVLRQFAQTLQRMLRSTDLVARYGGEEFLVVLAHSNEAAATRVLQRILDETARTPMAVVDGHPLYVTFSAGVATRDGEHGQFTCPRSLVQAADQALYLAKRRGRNQVGQHGQ is encoded by the coding sequence ATGCACCCGGACCTCGAATCCAGCCTCCTGCATTGCCGCAACCTGCCCTCGCCGCCGGCGATCGCGCTGCAGATCATCGAGCTCGCCCAGGATCCGGACGTCGACCTCGGCGCCGCCGCCAGCGTCATCGCCATGGACCCGGCGCTCAGCGCCCGCCTGATGCGGGTCGCCAATTCCCCGCTCTACGCCGGCCGCCGCCGGGTCGAAACCCTCGCCCAGGCCACCACCATGCTGGGCCTCAACGCCACCCTCAGCCTGGCCCTGGGCTTCTCCCTGGCCCGCGGCCTGCGCGCCATCGACAGCGCCGCCGCCGAGCAGGAGCGGCTGTGGAAGCACAGCGTGCTGGCCGCCCTGGCTGCCCGCCTGCTGGGCGAACAGGCCGGCCTGGACAAGCTGGAAGACCTGATGCTGGCCGGCCTGCTGCAGGACATCGGCGCCCTGGCCATGCTCCAGGCCCGCCCCGACGCCTGGCTGGCGCTGCGCGATGGCGGCCGCATCCCGGTCACTCCGGAGCGCGAACGCGAGGTATTCGGCGGCGACCATGCCGAGGCCGGCGCCTGGCTGGCCCGGCGCTGGCAGCTGCCGGGCTACCTGTGCAACGCCATCGCCACCAGCGAGGGCTCGCCGGAGCCGTCCAGCACGTTCGAGGGCTGCGTCTACGCTTCCGGCGCGGTCGCAACCCTGTGGCTGGCCGAGGGCGACGACGACGGCGCCCTGCGCACCGCCGCCGCGGCCCGGATCCAGGCCGGCGGCGTCGGTGGCCCCGGCACCCTGGACAGCCTGCTGGCGCAGATGGCCTCGGCCGCGCAGGGCTTCGGCGCGCTGTTCGACATGCGCATCGTCCAGCCGGCGCACCTGCAGGCGATCATCGAGCAGGCCCGCGAGCTGCTGGTCCTGCGCAACCTGCGCGAGATCCAGGAGACCGCCCGTGCCCGGCGCGAGGCCGACGCCTCGCGCGAGCACATCCGCAACCTCACCGAGCAGGCCCGGCGCGACCCGCTGACCGGCGTGTACAACCGCATGCAGCTGGAGGAGGCGCTGGAGCGCGAGTTCTCGGCCGCCGTCGCGGCCGGGCACCCGCTGTCGATCGCCTTCGTCGACCTGGACGACTTCAAGCAGATCAACGACCGCCATGGCCACCTCGTCGGCGACCAGGTCCTGCGCCAGTTCGCCCAGACCCTGCAGCGCATGCTGCGCAGCACCGACCTGGTCGCCCGCTACGGCGGCGAGGAATTCCTGGTGGTGCTGGCCCATTCCAACGAGGCCGCCGCCACCCGCGTGCTGCAGCGCATCCTCGACGAGACCGCGCGCACGCCGATGGCGGTGGTCGACGGCCACCCGCTGTACGTGACCTTCTCCGCCGGCGTGGCCACCCGCGACGGCGAGCATGGCCAGTTCACCTGCCCGCGCAGCCTGGTGCAGGCGGCCGACCAGGCCCTGTACCTGGCCAAGCGCCGCGGCCGCAACCAGGTCGGACAGCACGGGCAGTGA